One window of the Staphylococcus equorum genome contains the following:
- the alr gene encoding alanine racemase, producing the protein MSDKYYRSTYLNVDLNAIVSNFQVFQTLHPNKTVIPVVKANGYGLGSIKIARQLMENGAEFFAVATLDEAIELRMHGINAKILVLGVIPTYNINKAIQHRAAITVPSKVWLAEAIEEIPTDNKKDLWLHAKLDTGMGRLGIKDVDEYKEVIDLIQSHDHLVFEGVFTHFACADEPGDSMNKQQAYFEGIVEQVEKPNYIHSQNSAGALMKDSQFCNTVRIGISLYGYYPSEYVKSKVKIHLKPSAQWISEVVQTKVLQTGESVSYGSIYTAKEPTKIGIIPVGYADGYPRMMTGFSVNVNGYQCEVIGKVCMDQTIIKIPEEVNTGDKVILMDHHSDSRQSAEALGRQQQTINYEVLCRLNRRLPRIYHGTQDLEIRNELLK; encoded by the coding sequence ATGTCTGATAAGTATTATAGATCGACGTACTTGAATGTAGATTTAAATGCTATTGTTTCGAATTTTCAAGTGTTTCAAACATTACATCCAAACAAAACAGTTATTCCAGTAGTTAAGGCGAATGGTTATGGACTTGGTAGCATTAAAATTGCACGTCAATTAATGGAAAATGGAGCTGAGTTTTTCGCTGTTGCAACATTAGATGAAGCAATTGAACTTCGTATGCATGGAATTAATGCAAAAATACTTGTACTTGGAGTTATTCCAACATATAACATAAACAAAGCAATACAACATCGAGCAGCAATTACGGTGCCATCTAAAGTATGGCTCGCTGAGGCTATTGAAGAAATTCCAACCGATAATAAAAAAGATTTGTGGCTTCACGCTAAATTAGATACTGGCATGGGTAGGTTAGGAATAAAAGATGTGGATGAGTACAAAGAAGTTATTGATTTGATTCAATCACATGACCATTTAGTTTTTGAGGGCGTGTTTACACATTTCGCATGTGCTGATGAACCGGGTGATTCGATGAATAAACAACAAGCCTATTTTGAAGGAATTGTTGAGCAGGTAGAAAAGCCCAATTATATACATTCTCAGAATTCTGCAGGCGCATTAATGAAAGACAGTCAGTTTTGTAATACGGTTAGAATAGGCATATCATTATATGGCTACTATCCTTCAGAGTACGTTAAATCAAAAGTGAAGATACATTTAAAACCAAGTGCACAATGGATTAGTGAAGTCGTTCAAACTAAAGTATTGCAAACTGGAGAATCTGTGAGTTATGGAAGTATATATACAGCAAAAGAACCTACAAAAATTGGAATTATTCCAGTAGGATATGCAGATGGTTATCCAAGAATGATGACAGGATTTAGTGTGAATGTGAATGGGTACCAATGTGAAGTAATTGGAAAAGTGTGCATGGATCAAACAATAATTAAAATTCCTGAAGAAGTTAATACAGGTGATAAAGTCATTTTAATGGATCACCATAGTGATAGTCGACAATCAGCAGAAGCTCTGGGACGACAGCAACAGACCATTAATTATGAAGTGTTATGTAGACTAAATAGAAGGCTTCCTAGAATTTATCATGGGACGCAAGACTTAGAAATTCGCAATGAATTACTAAAATAG
- the mazE gene encoding type II toxin-antitoxin system antitoxin MazE: MASFNQSRNHSIEQLLKEGYSQMADLNLSLAAEAFPFECEACDCNEVYLSSKNNNE; the protein is encoded by the coding sequence ATGGCAAGTTTTAATCAAAGCAGAAACCATAGTATTGAACAACTATTAAAAGAAGGCTATTCACAAATGGCCGATTTAAATCTCTCCCTTGCAGCAGAAGCATTTCCATTTGAATGTGAAGCTTGTGATTGCAATGAAGTTTACCTCAGCTCTAAGAATAACAATGAATGA
- a CDS encoding type II toxin-antitoxin system PemK/MazF family toxin: MMRRGDVYLADLSPVQGSEQGGIRPVVIIQNDTGNKYSPTVIVAAITGRINKAKIPTHVEIEKSKYKLDKDSVILLEQIRTLDKNRLKEKLTYLSESKMKEVNVAIDISLGLHNVRNSKS; encoded by the coding sequence ATGATGAGAAGAGGAGACGTTTATTTAGCTGATTTATCACCAGTTCAAGGGTCTGAACAAGGGGGAATAAGACCTGTCGTTATCATACAGAATGATACTGGAAATAAATATAGTCCTACCGTAATTGTAGCTGCAATTACAGGTAGGATAAATAAAGCTAAAATACCTACACATGTAGAAATAGAAAAAAGTAAATATAAGCTTGATAAAGATTCTGTAATACTGCTTGAGCAGATTAGAACTTTAGATAAAAATAGGCTGAAAGAAAAATTAACATACCTTTCTGAAAGTAAAATGAAAGAAGTTAATGTTGCCATAGATATAAGCTTAGGATTACATAATGTTAGAAATAGTAAATCATGA
- a CDS encoding SpoIIE family protein phosphatase: MEEFKNQYKALIDESLHTLDATDLKKKCESFTDEVIKRDLLPEDIVEIHRDYVRVLNLNETQILETFNVLKEVVRGFGYSYRDYQQLVNRLQYHDKEIDLASRLQQTMLKTDIPQFDSIQIGVISVAAQKVSGDYFNLIDHKDGTMSFAVADVIGKGIPAALAMSMIKFGMDSYGHSQLPSDGLKRLNRVVEKNVNQNMFVTMFYGLYEELNHLLYCSSAGHEPGYVYRAETEEFEEISVRGRVLGVSEQTRYKQQEIPVYLDDLVIIFTDGVTEVRNEAGDFLDKKHLLTMIHKYKHMHPQDIVQLLYEAILKIQNPDKRDDLTILIIKRVN; this comes from the coding sequence ATGGAAGAATTCAAAAATCAATATAAAGCGCTAATTGACGAAAGTTTACACACTTTAGATGCTACGGATCTAAAGAAAAAGTGTGAAAGCTTTACCGATGAAGTGATAAAAAGAGATTTATTACCAGAAGATATAGTTGAAATTCATAGAGATTATGTCAGAGTTTTAAATTTAAATGAAACTCAAATTTTAGAAACTTTTAATGTGCTTAAAGAAGTAGTAAGAGGGTTTGGGTATAGTTATAGAGATTATCAACAATTAGTAAACCGTCTACAATATCATGATAAAGAGATTGATTTAGCCTCTCGTTTACAGCAAACAATGCTTAAAACGGATATTCCTCAATTTGATAGCATACAAATCGGTGTTATATCAGTAGCAGCGCAAAAAGTAAGTGGTGACTATTTTAACTTAATAGATCATAAAGATGGCACGATGAGTTTTGCAGTGGCAGACGTTATAGGTAAAGGTATACCAGCTGCGCTTGCAATGAGTATGATAAAATTTGGTATGGACTCTTATGGTCATTCTCAACTTCCGAGTGACGGTTTAAAGCGTCTCAATCGAGTAGTAGAAAAAAACGTTAATCAGAATATGTTTGTAACAATGTTTTACGGACTATATGAAGAGTTAAACCATTTGTTATATTGTAGCTCTGCTGGACACGAACCAGGATATGTATATAGAGCAGAGACTGAAGAATTTGAAGAAATCAGCGTTAGAGGCAGAGTGTTAGGTGTCAGCGAGCAAACGAGATATAAACAACAAGAAATCCCTGTATATTTAGATGACTTAGTTATTATATTTACAGATGGCGTTACAGAAGTTAGAAATGAAGCAGGAGATTTCTTAGACAAAAAGCATCTTTTAACGATGATTCACAAGTATAAGCACATGCATCCACAAGATATCGTTCAACTTCTATATGAAGCGATTTTGAAAATACAAAATCCTGACAAAAGAGATGATTTAACAATTCTAATTATAAAAAGAGTTAATTAG
- a CDS encoding anti-sigma factor antagonist yields MNLNIETVTHDTHYEVKVGGELDVYTVPELEEVLVPMRQEGTHDLHVNLENVSYMDSTGLGVFVGTLKALNQHDKELYILGVSDRISRLFDITGLKDLMHVNEGTEVE; encoded by the coding sequence ATGAATCTTAATATCGAAACAGTAACACATGATACTCATTACGAGGTTAAAGTTGGCGGAGAACTGGACGTTTATACTGTTCCAGAATTAGAAGAAGTTTTAGTGCCGATGAGACAAGAAGGAACTCATGATTTACATGTAAATTTAGAAAATGTGAGTTACATGGATTCAACAGGATTAGGCGTATTCGTAGGTACATTAAAAGCGTTAAACCAACATGATAAAGAATTATATATATTAGGTGTTTCAGATCGAATAAGTCGACTATTTGATATAACAGGATTAAAAGATTTGATGCATGTTAATGAAGGAACGGAGGTCGAATAA
- the rsbW gene encoding anti-sigma B factor RsbW translates to MQLKQDYIEMRLPASAEYVSLIRLTLSGVFSRAGASYDDIEDAKIAVSEAVTNAVKHAYKDDPEDVGMINLCFEIFDDKIKIVISDQGESFDYEETKAQLGPYKENENIDFLREGGLGLFLIESLMDEVTVDKQSGVTISMIKYIKKEQVRNNGERVEIS, encoded by the coding sequence ATGCAACTTAAACAAGATTATATAGAAATGCGTTTGCCAGCATCTGCAGAGTATGTGAGTTTGATACGTTTAACACTGTCAGGCGTTTTTTCACGTGCAGGTGCTTCATATGACGACATTGAAGATGCGAAGATTGCAGTGAGCGAAGCAGTAACGAATGCAGTAAAACATGCATATAAAGATGACCCAGAAGATGTGGGAATGATTAATCTATGCTTTGAAATTTTCGATGATAAAATCAAGATTGTAATTTCAGATCAAGGTGAAAGTTTCGATTATGAAGAGACAAAAGCACAATTAGGGCCATATAAAGAAAACGAAAACATAGATTTCCTAAGAGAAGGCGGTCTTGGTCTGTTTTTAATTGAATCTTTAATGGATGAAGTTACAGTTGATAAACAATCAGGCGTAACAATCAGTATGATAAAGTATATTAAAAAAGAGCAGGTGCGAAATAATGGCGAAAGAGTCGAAATCAGTTAA